A region from the Cryptosporangium arvum DSM 44712 genome encodes:
- a CDS encoding CDP-alcohol phosphatidyltransferase family protein, translating to MPEASEVAPAPVEADPPVTARVLTVPNALSALRLLGVPVFVYLVLVARADLLAFLVLVVSGFSDWLDGALARAWGQVSRIGQLLDPLADRLYVFTTVVTFAIRDIIPWWLALALVVRDAVLWVGLLVLRRYGYESLPVHYIGKAATFNLLYAFPLLLLGGQDGVVGAVAMPVGWAFAIWGVGLYWWAAALYVVQTGSLVRSARRELAA from the coding sequence GTGCCCGAGGCATCCGAGGTGGCACCGGCACCGGTGGAAGCCGACCCGCCGGTCACCGCGCGGGTGCTGACCGTGCCCAACGCGTTGAGCGCGCTGCGGTTGCTCGGCGTCCCGGTGTTCGTCTACCTCGTCCTGGTCGCCCGGGCGGACCTGCTCGCGTTCCTCGTGCTCGTCGTCAGCGGGTTCTCCGACTGGCTCGACGGGGCGCTGGCCCGGGCCTGGGGTCAGGTCAGCCGGATCGGCCAGCTGCTCGACCCGCTCGCCGACCGGCTCTACGTCTTCACCACGGTCGTGACGTTCGCGATCCGCGACATCATCCCGTGGTGGCTGGCGCTCGCGCTCGTCGTCCGCGACGCCGTGCTCTGGGTGGGTCTGCTGGTGCTGCGCCGGTACGGCTACGAGTCGCTGCCCGTGCACTACATCGGCAAAGCCGCGACGTTCAACCTGCTCTACGCGTTCCCGCTGCTGCTGCTCGGCGGGCAGGACGGCGTCGTCGGCGCGGTCGCGATGCCGGTCGGCTGGGCGTTCGCGATCTGGGGCGTCGGGCTTTACTGGTGGGCCGCGGCGCTCTACGTCGTGCAGACCGGGTCGCTGGTCCGTTCCGCGCGGAGAGAGCTGGCGGCGTGA
- a CDS encoding DUF881 domain-containing protein, whose protein sequence is MTEPKFRLFGKDAPPSPGLTMLADLMNNHLDPGYAAAAGRREAGEPPSRLARRGRGLLTVACAAVIGVVLAIAYKETVDTAPAAAKTRDALAAEIRRAQSTTDELQKQADDRREEVAEAQDRALTNNDSGRALSRRVRDTEAATGLLAVTGEGIVLEVSDGEPTRDPVTGVPVGDAEAFLVQDRDLQSLANAIWASGAEAVAVDGQRLTALSAIRSAGSAVLVDFRPVDNPYTITAIGDSDQLYRRLLRDPAVRRFQSYVKDYKMGFDLRRDDELKLPAGSEPELRVAESPAAPSASAAPGGTPSGTTGPAASTPPPSRPTGGSN, encoded by the coding sequence GTGACCGAGCCGAAGTTCCGTCTGTTCGGCAAGGACGCGCCCCCCTCGCCCGGCCTCACGATGCTGGCCGACCTGATGAACAACCACCTCGACCCCGGGTACGCCGCCGCGGCCGGGCGCCGGGAGGCCGGCGAGCCGCCGTCCCGCCTGGCCCGCCGGGGGCGTGGCCTGCTCACCGTCGCGTGCGCCGCGGTGATCGGCGTCGTGCTGGCGATCGCGTACAAGGAGACCGTCGACACCGCGCCCGCGGCCGCGAAGACCCGGGACGCGCTCGCGGCCGAGATCCGCCGGGCCCAGTCCACCACCGACGAGCTGCAGAAGCAGGCCGACGATCGCCGGGAAGAGGTGGCCGAGGCCCAGGACAGGGCGCTGACGAACAACGACAGCGGCCGCGCGCTGTCCCGCCGCGTGCGTGACACCGAGGCCGCCACCGGGCTGCTCGCGGTCACCGGCGAGGGCATCGTGCTGGAGGTCTCCGACGGCGAACCCACCCGCGACCCGGTGACCGGGGTGCCGGTCGGCGACGCCGAGGCGTTCCTGGTGCAGGACCGCGACCTGCAGAGCCTCGCGAACGCGATCTGGGCGTCCGGCGCCGAGGCGGTCGCTGTCGACGGCCAGCGGCTGACCGCGCTGTCGGCCATCCGGTCGGCCGGTTCGGCCGTCCTCGTCGATTTCCGCCCGGTGGACAACCCGTACACGATCACCGCGATCGGCGACTCCGACCAGCTCTACCGCCGGCTGCTGCGGGACCCCGCGGTGCGCCGGTTCCAGTCGTACGTCAAGGACTACAAGATGGGCTTCGACCTGCGCCGCGACGACGAGTTGAAACTGCCGGCCGGCTCGGAGCCGGAGCTGCGTGTCGCCGAGTCGCCGGCGGCACCCTCCGCGTCGGCGGCGCCCGGCGGCACCCCCTCGGGGACGACCGGCCCGGCCGCGTCCACGCCACCCCCGTCCCGCCCGACCGGAGGTTCGAATTGA